In Peromyscus eremicus chromosome 2, PerEre_H2_v1, whole genome shotgun sequence, a single genomic region encodes these proteins:
- the Nsun4 gene encoding 5-methylcytosine rRNA methyltransferase NSUN4 isoform X1 produces the protein MTSSPPFLLELSAPATSPLAKAHNNYPFPPGSPLPCSKGFSPVLSLEVPLPSRKEFSDHLPCTTGLSPNAGKRFTITSPCLSQPVPSPAPQAPVSSSPPPQRRCSFEPFSPLLGRLYSQEPAHSSPPSPCFDRFSLQGSPSPGQRNLYCNCIGSSRSQRPCPPSPCFCYCSPATSPPLIHQPLRTSPVTSPQLTHISFETSPVISTPHVPGSQGNYIISPLLTHRPLRPGLIISPPLAHRTVESRPLLSTPISHRVLETGPMISHWSSGRSYNDLPLSSASIPPTGNLYHDHPKPPDSCEPKPELDGSLGKNGCGPPVSSQAGVSCSPILSQQGTFHYSHLCSESQIPPPRSPYSVNLPPERTGSPSSSQPQPCLESFLSWETEGNSYLLLTPCPTEAPLPQYAYPTLYFPSPLGNQFLAPPQSPRSYNEPPLPTPAPHQVKSPRSADSRRTPYRCRSLVNTSHHTPLDYPKSHKTNTSPQPLSQSFGHSCPLMEPSITTTSNSLPKEHPPETAVDPATLKTVAPTSCPQCLPYSPLLPGRSPKSSPHGPPPVSPCNTHMYSVVPPTSYSSPLSSPLNHSTHLPQGHNQPVVPCGTYTAPRGPPPPNSKPVVPPCSTHIYSFIPLRTPFDPRCLPVVPRVRLCPNTIPCGLHTYAVSPPGPPKDPPQIPYSSSLPSPKSSTCSTIASCSSTFIVNACQSSESQSSQNRNQSQNQNKSSISNQNKSPQGRGSHRSRSRSQSRSRSSSPSQSHTQDLGESTHLSISEGHIGKLHLSRSRKGSKSPQGGKSKSQSKSPHHRKSHGRSTSPHNKKK, from the coding sequence ATgacctcttctcctcctttcctccttgaaCTTTCAGCCCCTGCCACCTCGCCCCTAGCAAAAGCTCATAACAACTACCCCTTCCCTCCTGGGTCTCCGTTGCCCTGCAGTAAAGGATTCAGCCCTGTCCTCTCTCTTGAGGTGCCTTTGCCGTCCAGGAAAGAGTTCAGCGACCACCTTCCCTGTACTACTGGCCTTTCTCCAAATGCAGGCAAAAGGTTCACCATTACATCTCCTTGCTTATCCCAACCGgttccctccccagcccctcaagCCCCTGtatcctcttccccacccccacagagaaGATGTTCTTTTGAACCCTTTTCCCCACTCCTAGGAAGGCTGTACAGCCAAGAGCCGGCCCATTCATCCCCTCCGAGCCCGTGTTTTGACCGATTCAGCCTTCAGGGGTCACCCTCTCCTGGTCAGCGGAACCTTTATTGCAACTGCATCGGTTCCTCAAGATCTCAGCGTCCATGTCCTCCAAGCCCGTGCTTTTGTTACTGTAGTCCGGCGACTTCCCCACCTCTCATTCATCAGCCCCTCAGAACCAGCCCAGTAACTTCCCCTCAACTCACTCATATATCCTTTGAAACTAGCCCCGTGATTTCGACTCCCCATGTGCCCGGGTCCCAGGGAAATTACATAATTTCACCCCTTCTTACCCATAGGCCCCTGAGACCTGGCCTTATAATTTCTCCTCCCCTTGCTCACCGGACTGTGGAAAGTAGACCTCTGCTATCCACACCCATTTCTCACAGAGTTTTGGAAACTGGACCCATGATCTCCCACTGGTCCTCGGGGAGAAGTTACAATGaccttcctctttcctcagcaTCTATTCCACCCACTGGCAACCTTTACCATGACCACCCTAAGCCTCCAGACTCTTGTGAACCTAAACCAGAGCTTGATGGATCTCTTGGGAAAAATGGTTGTGGCCCTCCAGTTTCTTCTCAGGCAGGCGTGTCTTGCTCTCCCATCTTAAGCCAACAGGGCACTTTTCACTATTCCCACCTTTGCTCGGAGTCCCAGATCCCTCCCCCTAGGAGTCCTTACTCTGTCAACCTACCACCTGAGAGGACTGGTTCTCCTAGCTCATCCCAGCCTCAGCCTTGCTTAGAGTCCTTTCTGTCTTGGGAGACTGAGGGGAACTCTTACCTCTTGCTAACACCCTGCCCCACAGAAGCACCTCTTCCTCAGTATGCTTATCCTACCCTGTATTTCCCATCTCCCTTGGGCAACCAGTTTTTAGCTCCACCTCAGTCACCCAGAAGTTATAATGAACCCCCTCTCCCTACCCCAGCTCCCCATCAAGTGAAGTCCCCCAGATCCGCAGATTCACGACGCACTCCCTACAGGTGTCGCTCCCTGGTCAACACGTCCCACCACACCCCTCTTGATTATCCTAAGTCCCATAAGACCAACACCTCCCCTCAGCCTCTCTCCCAGTCCTTTGGCCACTCTTGTCCTCTTATGGAGCCATCCATCACAACTACTTCAAATTCCTTACCAAAAGAACATCCCCCAGAGACTGCTGTGGATCCAGCAACCCTTAAAACTGTTGCCCCTACTTCCTGTCCCCAGTGCCTGCCTTATAGTCCTCTCTTGCCCGGTAGATCTCCCAAGAGCAGTCCCCATGGACCACCTCCAGTATCCCCCTGCAATACCCATATGTATTCTGTGGTTCCTCCCACTTCCTATTCATCCCCACTCTCTAGTCCCCTGAACCACTCTACACATCTCCCTCAGGGTCATAACCAGCCTGTGGTTCCCTGTGGCACTTATACTGCCCCCAGGGGTCCACCACCACCCAATAGCAAGCCTGTGGTGCCTCCTTGTTCTACCCACATCTATTCTTTTATCCCTCTGAGGACACCCTTTGACCCCCGATGTTTACCTGTTGTCCCTCGAGTTCGGCTTTGCCCCAATACTATTCCCTGTGGCCTTCATACCTATGCTGTGTCCCCTCCAGGCCCACCCAAAGATCCCCCCCAGATTCCCTACAGCAGTTCTTTGCCTTCACCCAAGAGCTCCACCTGTAGCACTATTGCCAGCTGTAGTTCAACCTTTATTGTTAATGCATGTCAGAGTAGTGAGAGCCAGAGTAGCCAAAACAGAAATCAGAGCCAGAACCAGAACAAGAGTTCCATTAGTAATCAAAACAAGAGTCCCCAAGGCAGGGGTTCCCATCGGAGCAGAAGTCGGAGCCAAAGTCGGAGCCGGAGCAGTAGTCCTTCCCAAAGCCATACTCAGGACCTTGGCGAGAGTACGCACTTGAGCATCAGTGAGGGCCACATTGGAAAACTGCACCTTAGCAGAAGTCGGAAGGGCAGCAAGAGTCCTCAAGGTGGTAAAAGTAAGAGCCAGAGCAAGAGTCCTCATCATAGGAAAAGTCACGGTCGGAGCACGAGTCCCCACAATAAGAAGAAATGA